From one Triticum aestivum cultivar Chinese Spring chromosome 4B, IWGSC CS RefSeq v2.1, whole genome shotgun sequence genomic stretch:
- the LOC123089521 gene encoding atherin: MQLPPATAASAADPVATGREAADSVAAGPVDAAPLVAGASASAPPVAGPADPAATAAAPAAGLRAPAGGPPSSAPKAAGRRAPVISLIGTGPPAPGASLTSGEDVASSTSPQSPPRIPAIRMDQASTCVLEVRICSSHRNFSGGFSFSWSIDLHVITTMKGFVDAISAQCGYN; encoded by the exons ATGCAGCTCCCGCCGGCGACGGCCGCGTCAGCCGCGGATCCCGTCGCCACCGGCCGTGAAGCTGCAGATTCCGTCGCAGCCGGCCCTGTAGATGCTGCTCCTCTCGTTGCCGGCGcatcagcttctgctcctcccgtCGCCGGCCCTGCGGATCCCGCTGCCACCGCCGCTGCACCGGCTGCTGGACTTCGAGCTCCAGCCGGTGGACCTCCATCCAGCGCCCCTAAAGCTGCAGGTCGTCGAGCTCCAGTTATCTCCCTTATAGGCACTGGACCTCCAGCTCCAGGCGCCTCCCTCACTTCCGGTGAGGATGTGGCTTCTTCGACATCTCCACAATCCCCACCACGAATTCCTGCAATAAG GATGGACCAGGCATCAACATGTGTGCTAGAAGTTAGGATATGTAGCAGTCATCGTAACTTCAGCGGAGGTTTTTCCTTCAGTTGGAGCATTGATTTGCATGTTATCACTACTATGAAGGGGTTTGTAGATGCTATTTCTGCACAATGTGGGTACAATTGA